Part of the Candidatus Abyssobacteria bacterium SURF_5 genome is shown below.
CCGTCATGTCCGGATGAAAACCGGCGCCCGCCGAGATCAATGCGCCAATCGGGCCCTTGATGTAAACCGCGCCGGCATCGGGAGGATAGATGCCGCCGAGCACCCGAAGCAGCGTCGATTTGCCGGCGCCGTTCACTCCGATGATGCCGAGCGTGTCGCCCCTCTTGACCTCAAAATTGAGATCGCGCAGCGCCCAGATTTCGTGCTTCCTCAGAATGTCGCGCCGCCGCGGAAACCCCAGCATGCTGAACAGCACATCGGCGCCGCCATACAGCATGCTCTTGCGCTGATTGATGCAGAATTTCTTCGAGAGACCTTCGCACTTGATGAGTATATCGCCGTCCACTATATCTTCTCCGCCACGAGCGGCTCCAATCTAAACATGAATGTCAAAGCCTTCCGCGAGCCCATGCAAGAGTTAATTCAGCTATGCGGATAGCTTCTTGCATATCTTCTTGAGTTATTTCCGACCAATTTCCCGGATACCGAGTTGCCACCGCGTATGGAGTCAGGGAGCCTGCTTCCCTGACAACCTCTGGTAGTTCTATGCCGTTGCTTTCAGCGATCTCTAGTAGCTCTTCGAGGTCATGGGTCAGAGGAAATTCGATGTTCTCCGACAAGAGAACTGCCTTTATCGCTTTTTCGGCCGATTGCTGGGCGTGAAAACACACCTGTTCGCGTCGAATGGAACAATCGTCGGCCGCCAGGCGCGCCAGTTTTAAGTCGCTCTCTGCATGATCCATCCATTCCTCCGGCAAGCCCGGCGCCTTCCCCGGCTCTTTAGGATTCATATACCACTTCTCCTTTGCGCAGTGCTTCGCGGTAAATCATGCCCGGCTGGTCCTTCAGTTGCTCCCACTGTGTCCGGGAGACAACAAGTATATCCATGGGCATCGATATGCCGCGCAACGCCCGGCGGATGCGCACACTCTCTTTCCGTGGGTCCTGAACGTCATCGTCGGTGATTATCAGGATATCCAGGTCGCTGTTGATGGTGACAGCGCCCCTGACGTAAGAGCCGAACAGGATGATTTTGAGCGGTCGTACCACCTCGATAATCTTCCGAACAGCCAGCTCGACTTTCTCGGGGGTTATCTTCCAATCATAGGCTTCCATCATATCTTCTCCGCCACGAGCGGCTCCGACACGTAAAACAGCCGCAGCGCCACCAGGAACAGCACAAGCGTCAGCGCCGAAACCAGCAGATAGCTGCCGAAATTCTCAATCGAGCCCCTGGTCAATATGTCGCGGCACGCGCTGATCAAATAACTGAGCGGGTTGTACCTGACGAGGAACTTCAGGAACGGATGACTGAAATCGGTCGTGTAGATCACCGGCGTTATGTACATGACCAGCCCGATCACCTTGGCTGCAATGTTACCGGCGTCCGTAAAAATGGCCGAAAAAACCGAAATGATCAGCCCCATCGCGGCCCCAAGGAAAAAGAGAGGAAGCATCACCAGCGGGAAAAAGACCGCCTGCCACGGCGGCGCCACCTCGAACACCAGCATCACGATCACCACAATCGCCAGCGTCATCACGAAATTGGCGAAAACCAGGGCCACCTGCTTGACCAGCAGCACCTCGTGCTCAAAACGTATCTGTTGCA
Proteins encoded:
- a CDS encoding nucleotidyltransferase domain-containing protein, whose protein sequence is MMEAYDWKITPEKVELAVRKIIEVVRPLKIILFGSYVRGAVTINSDLDILIITDDDVQDPRKESVRIRRALRGISMPMDILVVSRTQWEQLKDQPGMIYREALRKGEVVYES
- a CDS encoding HEPN domain-containing protein, translating into MNPKEPGKAPGLPEEWMDHAESDLKLARLAADDCSIRREQVCFHAQQSAEKAIKAVLLSENIEFPLTHDLEELLEIAESNGIELPEVVREAGSLTPYAVATRYPGNWSEITQEDMQEAIRIAELTLAWARGRL